Part of the Mycobacteriales bacterium genome, ACGACCGCCGCGGCCACCAGCCGCGCCCCGTTCCCCAGTAGCGTCCCCACGCCTAGAAGATCGGGTCCGGCGGCAGCCGTGCTGGCCACTCCTCCGGGCGAGCCGTACGTCCCTGTCCCGTTGGGGCCGAAGGTCCCGGATCAGGACATCGGGACCAGAACGGCGAGCTGCCGCGACTGGGCGAGCAGCGTGCCGTCGGCGGCGTACATCTCGCCGTCCTCCTCGACGTAGCCGTCGGCGGCGACGGTGGAGCGGAACGCCGCGAGGCACCAGCCGTCGCCCGGCGGCGCGGTGGCCGGGCCGCGGAAGTGGACGGTGAGGTCGACGGTGACGGCCGCGAGCGGGGTGGTGGCCTTCGCGAACACCGCGGGCACGACCGCGTCGCTCACGGTCGCGAGCAGGACCGGGTCGTACGGCTCCGGGTCGGCGAGGCGCAGCCACGCCGCGGCCTCGGCGCGCTCGGCGCCCTCGAAGAGGCGTTCGGTGGTGAGCGGGCGGTACTCGAACTGCCGGGCGATCGGCGGCCGCAGGTGGTCCGGCCACGCCGACGGCGGCGTCTCGTCCGGCCCGGCCGGGTACGGCGGAGTCGCGTCGTGGAACGACGGCGTCCCCTCGCGCGGCCTCGCGAACGCCGCCAGCGCGGTCGCGACGTGCGTGTCCTCCTGGTACAGGTCGGCGGCGAGCGTCGTGACCGAACGCCCCGCCCGCACGACCCGCGTCGTCACCCGCGCGGGCGCGCTCGCGGCGGGGCGGAGGTAGTGGACGGTGAGCGAGCGCGCGGCGCGGCCGGGGTCGTCGACCTCGGCGGTCATCGCGCGGAGGACGAGCGAGGCGATGTACCCGCCGTTGGGGCCGGTGTAGACCCACCAGTCGGGGCTGACGGCCGTGTCGTACGCGCCGCCGCCGAGCGGGGTGACTGCGGTGTCGGCGGCGAACTTCGTCACTCCGCCGCCTTCCGGTCGCGGTCGCGGCTCGGCTGCACCCGCTTCGGCTCGCCGGCCATCTTCGGGAACTGCGGCGGGTACGGCGCGTCCCCCTCGCCGTGGCGCTCGTACAGGTCGAGCAGCGGCGTGAGGTCCATCGCGTGCCGGTCGATGTCCGCGTGCAGGTCGCCCTTCTCCGCGAACCGCGCGGGCATCGTGGCGATGGTGAAGTCGGCGTTGGTGGCGTCCTCGACCTCGTCCCAGGTCAACGGCGCCGACACCTGCGCGTCCGGCCGCGCGCGGACGCTGTACGCGCTGGCGATGGTCTGGTCGCGGGCCATCCGGTTGAAGTCGAGGAACACCCGCTCGCCGCGCTCCTCCTTCCACCACTTCGCGGTGGCCAGGTCGGGACGGCGGCGTTCGACCTCGCGGGCGACGGCGATCGCGGCGTGCCGGCAGTCGAGGAACGTCCACCGCGGCTGGATGCGCACGTAGACGTGCAGCCCCTTGGAGCCGGTGGTCTTCGGCCAGGACGTCAGGCCGAGCTCGTCCAGCAGCGCGTGCACCTCGCGCGCCGTCTCCCGCACCATCTCGAACGTCGCGCCCGGCATCGGGTCGAGGTCGATGCGCAGCTCGTCCGGGTGCTCGGTGTCGTGGCGGCGGCTCGGCCACGGGTGGAAGTCGAGGGTGCCGAGGTTGGCCGCCCAGGCGACGTGCGCGACGTCGACCGGGCAGAGCTCGTGCGCGTCGCGGCCACTGGGGAACTCCACCCGCGCCGTCTCCACCCACGGCGGCCGGTGCTCGGGCGCGCGCTTCTGGTAGATCGCCTCGCCCTCCGCGCCGTCGGGGTGGCGCTTGAGGACGGTGGGGCGTTCGTAGAGGGCGTTGACGATGCCGGGGCCGACCGCGAGGTAGTACCGGACGAGGTCCATCTTCGTCTCGCCGCGGGTGGCGAAGTAGACCTTGTCCGGGTTGGTGACCTTGACGGTGCGGACGCCGGACGGCGTCTCGACCTCGAGCTCGACGAACGGCGACGGCATCGGGCGGCCGCTACTTGCTCGGCTGCGGGAGCGCGCAGGTGATCTTCGGGTTGGCGCCCGCGTAGTTCAGCGGCCCGGCGAGCACCGTGACGACGGTGGTGCCGGTCTTCGCGCAGGTGTCCTGGCGGCCCTTGAAGTAGCCGCGCTGCCAGGCCGCGGCGGCGCCGATGGCCAGCCAGAGCACGAGGACGATCACGCCGAGCTTCAGGAACTTGAGGACGAACACACCCCGACGCTACCGGTTACGGCGCCGCGCCCGCGTCGCGGTCGGACTCGGCGACCGCGAGCAGGGCGACGTGGAGCGTCGGGTCGTCGCGCGGCAGAGCGGCGATCGCGCGCAGCGCCCGGTCGCGCGCCGCAGCGACGAGGTCCGGCCACGGCAGCCGCTCGTCCACCGCCGGCTCCTCCTCGACGCCACGCAGCCAGTACGCCGCGCCGTCCCGCACCTGCTGCGGAGTCACGTCGAGGACGGCGTACCCCGCCGCGGCGAACGCCTCGACCGCGGCCGGCGCGTCCCGGACCGGCCAGACGCGGCCCACGCGCGGCAGGTCGACGGCGGTCGCCGCCGCGGCCGGCGGCAGCACCTCCGGCCGCGCGCCGAGCGCGGTCAGCGCGGCGCGCAGCGCCACCGGGAGCAGGAACGTCAACGGCGTGCGCGCGGCCTTCGTCGCCGCCCACGCCCGTTCCAGCGCCGGCACCGCGGCCGTCACGCCGAGCTCCGCGAGGGCGTTCGCCGCCCAGGTGCGGACCCTGTCGTCGGGGCTGTCGAGCAGCGCGGCCAGCGCGCCGCCCGCGGC contains:
- a CDS encoding thioesterase family protein; this translates as MTKFAADTAVTPLGGGAYDTAVSPDWWVYTGPNGGYIASLVLRAMTAEVDDPGRAARSLTVHYLRPAASAPARVTTRVVRAGRSVTTLAADLYQEDTHVATALAAFARPREGTPSFHDATPPYPAGPDETPPSAWPDHLRPPIARQFEYRPLTTERLFEGAERAEAAAWLRLADPEPYDPVLLATVSDAVVPAVFAKATTPLAAVTVDLTVHFRGPATAPPGDGWCLAAFRSTVAADGYVEEDGEMYAADGTLLAQSRQLAVLVPMS
- the ligD gene encoding non-homologous end-joining DNA ligase, encoding MPSPFVELEVETPSGVRTVKVTNPDKVYFATRGETKMDLVRYYLAVGPGIVNALYERPTVLKRHPDGAEGEAIYQKRAPEHRPPWVETARVEFPSGRDAHELCPVDVAHVAWAANLGTLDFHPWPSRRHDTEHPDELRIDLDPMPGATFEMVRETAREVHALLDELGLTSWPKTTGSKGLHVYVRIQPRWTFLDCRHAAIAVAREVERRRPDLATAKWWKEERGERVFLDFNRMARDQTIASAYSVRARPDAQVSAPLTWDEVEDATNADFTIATMPARFAEKGDLHADIDRHAMDLTPLLDLYERHGEGDAPYPPQFPKMAGEPKRVQPSRDRDRKAAE
- a CDS encoding HEAT repeat domain-containing protein, with the translated sequence MTGDVAALVARLDATGGACCEAEAALTALGAAAVPALTRALPGLTPKAQLHAVDALVAIGDPAAGGALAALLDSPDDRVRTWAANALAELGVTAAVPALERAWAATKAARTPLTFLLPVALRAALTALGARPEVLPPAAAATAVDLPRVGRVWPVRDAPAAVEAFAAAGYAVLDVTPQQVRDGAAYWLRGVEEEPAVDERLPWPDLVAAARDRALRAIAALPRDDPTLHVALLAVAESDRDAGAAP